In Pithys albifrons albifrons isolate INPA30051 chromosome 16, PitAlb_v1, whole genome shotgun sequence, a genomic segment contains:
- the EPN2 gene encoding epsin-2 isoform X2: MTTSSIRRQMKNIVNNYSEAEIKVREATSNDPWGPSSSLMTEIADLTYNVVAFSEIMSMIWKRLNDHGKNWRHVYKALTLLDYLIKTGSERVAQQCKENIFAIQTLKDFQYIDRDGKDQGINVREKSKQLVSLLKDDERLKTERAQALKTKERMAQVATGVGSNQITFGRGSSQPNLSTSYSEQEYGKSGGSPASYHGSTSPRVSSELEQARPQTSGEEELQLQLALAMSREVAEQEERLRRGDDLRLQMALEESRRDTIKIPKKKEHTTLLDLMDALPSSAPAPAPAPAPPKTEPWGPPAVANQTDPWGGSTAAAPASDPWQSFGAKPAASVDPWAAPAGSTAQPLSKNDPWAPAQPSSTAAKPSVDPWGPAPANKPLPASGSTSFDLFSNLNGTVKDDFSEFDTLRTSKKPAESGSTLPSQHSGTTSPDLFDSQHSSGTAGKQSAARKTPESFLGPNAALVNLDSLVSKPPQPVTSLNPFLAPGAATAPTPINPFQVNQPQPLTLNQMRASPVMGTSPSFSAVPPMSMEPIPLSSMAPVPVGMAPIPAMGSVASITRMGQGLSIAGSMPQPLHSTGIPPSASQSANTTNPFLL; encoded by the exons ATGACGACTTCGTCCATTCGACGGCAGATGAAGAACATTGTGAACAATTACTCAGAGGCCGAAATCAAAGTGCGGGAAGCGACCTCTAATGACCCCTGGGGGCCTTCCAGTTCCTTAATGACCGAAATAGCAGATCTGACTTACAATGTTGTGGCCTTTTCTGAAATTATGAGCATGATCTGGAAACGGCTCAATGACCACGGCAAGAACTGGCGACACGTGTACAAGGCCCTCACTCTCTTAGATTACCTGATTAAAACAGGCTCGGAGAGGGTGGCCCAGCAGTGTAAGGAGAATATTTTTGCTATCCAGACGTTGAAAGATTTTCAGTACATCGATCGAGATGGCAAAGACCAGGGCATCAACGTGAGGGAGAAGTCCAAGCAGCTGGTGTCCCTCCTGAAGGACGACGAGCGGCTCAAGACGGAGCGGGCCCAGGCCCTGAAGACCAAAGAACGCATGGCCCAGGTGGCCACTGGGGTGGGCAGCAACCAGATCACCTTTGGCCGAGGCTCCAGCCAGCCCAACCTGTCCACCAGCTACTCAGAGCAGGAGTATGGCAAGTCTGGAGGGTCCCCAGCATCTTACCATGGCT CCACGTCCCCGCGGGTGTCCTCGGAGCTGGAGCAGGCGCGGCCGCAGACGAGCGGcgaggaggagctgcagctgcagctggcgCTGGCCATGAGCCGGGAGGTGGCGGAGCAG GAGGAGCGGCTCAGACGCGGGGACGATCTGAGGTTACAGATGGCTCTGGAGGAGAGTCGCAGAGACACAATTAAAATTCCCAAAAAGAAGGAG cacacCACCCTGTTGGACCTGATGGATGCCCTGCCCTCCtcggcaccggcaccggccccggcaccggcaccgccgAAAACTGAGCCCTGGGGACCTCCTGCTGTTGCGAACCAAACTGATCCCTGGGGAGGAtccacagctgcagctcctgcctctgacCCATGGCAATCATTTG GTGCCAAACCAGCTGCTTCTGTTGACCCTTGGGCAGCACCAGCGGGAtccacagctcagcctctgtCCAAAAATGACCCTTGGGCTCCTGCTCAACCATCTTCTACTGCAGCAAAACCTTCTGTGGATCCCTGGGGACCAGCACCTGCAAACAAACCTCTCCCTGCCTCTG GAAGTACATCTTTTGACCTCTTCAGTAATTTGAATGGTACAGTTAAAGatgatttttctgaatttgaCACACTTCGAACTTCCAAAAAGCCAG CTGAATCAGGTTCCACTTTGCCATCTCAGCATAGCGGTACCACCAGTCCTGATCTCTTTGATTCCCAGCACTCCAGTgggacagcaggaaaacagagcGCGGCCCGGAAAACCCCGGAGTCCTTCCTGGGCCCCAACGCTGCTCTGGTGAACCTGGATTCTCTGGTGTCTAAGCCACCACAACCTGTTACTTCACTGAATCCATTCTTGGCACCAG GCGCCGCTACAGCACCGACTCCAATCAACCCCTTCCAAGTGAATCAGCCTCAGCCACTGACCCTGAACCAGATGAGAGCGAGTCCCGTGATGGGAACCAGCCCTTCCTTCAGTGCTGTGCCCCCGATGAGCATGGAGCCAATACCTCTGTCTTCCATGGCCCCCGTGCCCGTGGGAATGGCACCGATCCCGGCGATGGGCAGCGTGGCCTCGATCACCAGGATGGGCCAGGGGCTGAGCATTGCAGGATCAATGCCCCAACCTCTCCACAGTACAGGAATCCCACCATCAGCCTCCCAGTCTGCAAATACAACTAACCCTTTCCTCCTATAA
- the EPN2 gene encoding epsin-2 isoform X3 — MTTSSIRRQMKNIVNNYSEAEIKVREATSNDPWGPSSSLMTEIADLTYNVVAFSEIMSMIWKRLNDHGKNWRHVYKALTLLDYLIKTGSERVAQQCKENIFAIQTLKDFQYIDRDGKDQGINVREKSKQLVSLLKDDERLKTERAQALKTKERMAQVATGVGSNQITFGRGSSQPNLSTSYSEQEYGKSGGSPASYHGSTSPRVSSELEQARPQTSGEEELQLQLALAMSREVAEQVGAREERLRRGDDLRLQMALEESRRDTIKIPKKKEHTTLLDLMDALPSSAPAPAPAPAPPKTEPWGPPAVANQTDPWGGSTAAAPASDPWQSFGAKPAASVDPWAAPAGSTAQPLSKNDPWAPAQPSSTAAKPSVDPWGPAPANKPLPASAESGSTLPSQHSGTTSPDLFDSQHSSGTAGKQSAARKTPESFLGPNAALVNLDSLVSKPPQPVTSLNPFLAPGAATAPTPINPFQVNQPQPLTLNQMRASPVMGTSPSFSAVPPMSMEPIPLSSMAPVPVGMAPIPAMGSVASITRMGQGLSIAGSMPQPLHSTGIPPSASQSANTTNPFLL, encoded by the exons ATGACGACTTCGTCCATTCGACGGCAGATGAAGAACATTGTGAACAATTACTCAGAGGCCGAAATCAAAGTGCGGGAAGCGACCTCTAATGACCCCTGGGGGCCTTCCAGTTCCTTAATGACCGAAATAGCAGATCTGACTTACAATGTTGTGGCCTTTTCTGAAATTATGAGCATGATCTGGAAACGGCTCAATGACCACGGCAAGAACTGGCGACACGTGTACAAGGCCCTCACTCTCTTAGATTACCTGATTAAAACAGGCTCGGAGAGGGTGGCCCAGCAGTGTAAGGAGAATATTTTTGCTATCCAGACGTTGAAAGATTTTCAGTACATCGATCGAGATGGCAAAGACCAGGGCATCAACGTGAGGGAGAAGTCCAAGCAGCTGGTGTCCCTCCTGAAGGACGACGAGCGGCTCAAGACGGAGCGGGCCCAGGCCCTGAAGACCAAAGAACGCATGGCCCAGGTGGCCACTGGGGTGGGCAGCAACCAGATCACCTTTGGCCGAGGCTCCAGCCAGCCCAACCTGTCCACCAGCTACTCAGAGCAGGAGTATGGCAAGTCTGGAGGGTCCCCAGCATCTTACCATGGCT CCACGTCCCCGCGGGTGTCCTCGGAGCTGGAGCAGGCGCGGCCGCAGACGAGCGGcgaggaggagctgcagctgcagctggcgCTGGCCATGAGCCGGGAGGTGGCGGAGCAGGTCGGTGCCCGT GAGGAGCGGCTCAGACGCGGGGACGATCTGAGGTTACAGATGGCTCTGGAGGAGAGTCGCAGAGACACAATTAAAATTCCCAAAAAGAAGGAG cacacCACCCTGTTGGACCTGATGGATGCCCTGCCCTCCtcggcaccggcaccggccccggcaccggcaccgccgAAAACTGAGCCCTGGGGACCTCCTGCTGTTGCGAACCAAACTGATCCCTGGGGAGGAtccacagctgcagctcctgcctctgacCCATGGCAATCATTTG GTGCCAAACCAGCTGCTTCTGTTGACCCTTGGGCAGCACCAGCGGGAtccacagctcagcctctgtCCAAAAATGACCCTTGGGCTCCTGCTCAACCATCTTCTACTGCAGCAAAACCTTCTGTGGATCCCTGGGGACCAGCACCTGCAAACAAACCTCTCCCTGCCTCTG CTGAATCAGGTTCCACTTTGCCATCTCAGCATAGCGGTACCACCAGTCCTGATCTCTTTGATTCCCAGCACTCCAGTgggacagcaggaaaacagagcGCGGCCCGGAAAACCCCGGAGTCCTTCCTGGGCCCCAACGCTGCTCTGGTGAACCTGGATTCTCTGGTGTCTAAGCCACCACAACCTGTTACTTCACTGAATCCATTCTTGGCACCAG GCGCCGCTACAGCACCGACTCCAATCAACCCCTTCCAAGTGAATCAGCCTCAGCCACTGACCCTGAACCAGATGAGAGCGAGTCCCGTGATGGGAACCAGCCCTTCCTTCAGTGCTGTGCCCCCGATGAGCATGGAGCCAATACCTCTGTCTTCCATGGCCCCCGTGCCCGTGGGAATGGCACCGATCCCGGCGATGGGCAGCGTGGCCTCGATCACCAGGATGGGCCAGGGGCTGAGCATTGCAGGATCAATGCCCCAACCTCTCCACAGTACAGGAATCCCACCATCAGCCTCCCAGTCTGCAAATACAACTAACCCTTTCCTCCTATAA
- the EPN2 gene encoding epsin-2 isoform X1: protein MTTSSIRRQMKNIVNNYSEAEIKVREATSNDPWGPSSSLMTEIADLTYNVVAFSEIMSMIWKRLNDHGKNWRHVYKALTLLDYLIKTGSERVAQQCKENIFAIQTLKDFQYIDRDGKDQGINVREKSKQLVSLLKDDERLKTERAQALKTKERMAQVATGVGSNQITFGRGSSQPNLSTSYSEQEYGKSGGSPASYHGSTSPRVSSELEQARPQTSGEEELQLQLALAMSREVAEQVGAREERLRRGDDLRLQMALEESRRDTIKIPKKKEHTTLLDLMDALPSSAPAPAPAPAPPKTEPWGPPAVANQTDPWGGSTAAAPASDPWQSFGAKPAASVDPWAAPAGSTAQPLSKNDPWAPAQPSSTAAKPSVDPWGPAPANKPLPASGSTSFDLFSNLNGTVKDDFSEFDTLRTSKKPAESGSTLPSQHSGTTSPDLFDSQHSSGTAGKQSAARKTPESFLGPNAALVNLDSLVSKPPQPVTSLNPFLAPGAATAPTPINPFQVNQPQPLTLNQMRASPVMGTSPSFSAVPPMSMEPIPLSSMAPVPVGMAPIPAMGSVASITRMGQGLSIAGSMPQPLHSTGIPPSASQSANTTNPFLL from the exons ATGACGACTTCGTCCATTCGACGGCAGATGAAGAACATTGTGAACAATTACTCAGAGGCCGAAATCAAAGTGCGGGAAGCGACCTCTAATGACCCCTGGGGGCCTTCCAGTTCCTTAATGACCGAAATAGCAGATCTGACTTACAATGTTGTGGCCTTTTCTGAAATTATGAGCATGATCTGGAAACGGCTCAATGACCACGGCAAGAACTGGCGACACGTGTACAAGGCCCTCACTCTCTTAGATTACCTGATTAAAACAGGCTCGGAGAGGGTGGCCCAGCAGTGTAAGGAGAATATTTTTGCTATCCAGACGTTGAAAGATTTTCAGTACATCGATCGAGATGGCAAAGACCAGGGCATCAACGTGAGGGAGAAGTCCAAGCAGCTGGTGTCCCTCCTGAAGGACGACGAGCGGCTCAAGACGGAGCGGGCCCAGGCCCTGAAGACCAAAGAACGCATGGCCCAGGTGGCCACTGGGGTGGGCAGCAACCAGATCACCTTTGGCCGAGGCTCCAGCCAGCCCAACCTGTCCACCAGCTACTCAGAGCAGGAGTATGGCAAGTCTGGAGGGTCCCCAGCATCTTACCATGGCT CCACGTCCCCGCGGGTGTCCTCGGAGCTGGAGCAGGCGCGGCCGCAGACGAGCGGcgaggaggagctgcagctgcagctggcgCTGGCCATGAGCCGGGAGGTGGCGGAGCAGGTCGGTGCCCGT GAGGAGCGGCTCAGACGCGGGGACGATCTGAGGTTACAGATGGCTCTGGAGGAGAGTCGCAGAGACACAATTAAAATTCCCAAAAAGAAGGAG cacacCACCCTGTTGGACCTGATGGATGCCCTGCCCTCCtcggcaccggcaccggccccggcaccggcaccgccgAAAACTGAGCCCTGGGGACCTCCTGCTGTTGCGAACCAAACTGATCCCTGGGGAGGAtccacagctgcagctcctgcctctgacCCATGGCAATCATTTG GTGCCAAACCAGCTGCTTCTGTTGACCCTTGGGCAGCACCAGCGGGAtccacagctcagcctctgtCCAAAAATGACCCTTGGGCTCCTGCTCAACCATCTTCTACTGCAGCAAAACCTTCTGTGGATCCCTGGGGACCAGCACCTGCAAACAAACCTCTCCCTGCCTCTG GAAGTACATCTTTTGACCTCTTCAGTAATTTGAATGGTACAGTTAAAGatgatttttctgaatttgaCACACTTCGAACTTCCAAAAAGCCAG CTGAATCAGGTTCCACTTTGCCATCTCAGCATAGCGGTACCACCAGTCCTGATCTCTTTGATTCCCAGCACTCCAGTgggacagcaggaaaacagagcGCGGCCCGGAAAACCCCGGAGTCCTTCCTGGGCCCCAACGCTGCTCTGGTGAACCTGGATTCTCTGGTGTCTAAGCCACCACAACCTGTTACTTCACTGAATCCATTCTTGGCACCAG GCGCCGCTACAGCACCGACTCCAATCAACCCCTTCCAAGTGAATCAGCCTCAGCCACTGACCCTGAACCAGATGAGAGCGAGTCCCGTGATGGGAACCAGCCCTTCCTTCAGTGCTGTGCCCCCGATGAGCATGGAGCCAATACCTCTGTCTTCCATGGCCCCCGTGCCCGTGGGAATGGCACCGATCCCGGCGATGGGCAGCGTGGCCTCGATCACCAGGATGGGCCAGGGGCTGAGCATTGCAGGATCAATGCCCCAACCTCTCCACAGTACAGGAATCCCACCATCAGCCTCCCAGTCTGCAAATACAACTAACCCTTTCCTCCTATAA